One Cardiocondyla obscurior isolate alpha-2009 linkage group LG11, Cobs3.1, whole genome shotgun sequence DNA segment encodes these proteins:
- the LOC139106498 gene encoding mesoderm induction early response protein 1 isoform X5, protein MPLKDLLAMYGYGDPSTENSNSSDHMLLPSGSGDPETEERYSDKGDNDADDDDDDDEADATSNEPDLKQFYTEMLVKGKDKTSLPGSTIKSSSSIGVGSRDNRKRRIDDDEDDDEDVETEECSLTGTRSGSGKKTRASPTTGSANAVVCGSIVNLGGPSATDSTIEEGSASAIDGPEDRIVSAGIGSGSSRLLRSVSRPQSEEEEDDCDYSPDEEEWKKTIMVGTDYQAAIPEGLCRYDDALPYENEDKMLWDPSHISAEDTEEFLERAQLPAVKGGSLPAGSHIRDDEQALYLLLQCGYNLEEALRRRRMNVLPPTDAVSLWSEEECHNFESGLRTYGKDFHLIQKNKVRTRSVGELVQFYYLWKKTERHDIFTYKARLEKKKYALHPGITRDYMDRFLEEQEGVRDRSSSPNVHCLLYGDTKRQRSSTSVTNNDESKSTDAWDGNAVDALADVNGPTAPPPPPPPPPPPLVTSAATTISSSICNSNALTTPTYCSPSTRHSDCPSSESSCVNSLAWSGVVSRSQPTSSVITTITINTTTATTSTAIVTALGSTNTVTTSSTAPAATVAATAVSNNYYHQRVTSRSNDSHDTPSPENILPHLPP, encoded by the exons ATGCCACTGAAAGATCTTCTTGCCATGTATGGATACGGTGATCCTTCGACGGAGAATTCGAACAGTTCCGATCACATGCTGCTGCCGTCTGGGAGTGGTGATCCCGAGACCGAAGAGCGTTATTCGGACAAGGGCGACAACGACGCggatgacgatgacgatgacgacgaggCTGACGCGACCAGTAACGAGCCAGACCTTAAACAATTCTACACAGAAATGCTGGTAAAAGGAAAAGACAAGACATCATTGCCGGGATCAACAATAAAAAGCAGTAGCAGCATTGGAGTGGGCAGTAGGGATAACAGGAAACGTAGAATCGATGACGACGAAGACGATGACGAAGACGTCGAAACTGAAGAATGTTCGCTAACGGGCACTCGAAGCGGAAGCGGAAAGAAAACCAGAGCGTCGCCTACAACAGGAAGTGCTAACGCTGTTGTGTGCGGTAGTATAGTTAATTTAGGAGGACCCAGTGCTACTGATAGCACTATCGAAGAAGGCAGCGCCAGTGCAATTGATGGTCCAGAAGATAGGATAGTCAGTGCAGGAATAGGTAGTGGCAGTTCGAGACTGTTACGGAGTGTTTCAAGGCCGCAAAGtgaagaggaagaggacgaTTGTGATTATAGTCCAGACGAGGAAGAATGGAAAAAAACAATCATGGTTGGTACTGACTATCAAGCAGCGATACCGGAAGGCTTGTGTCGTTATGACGACGCGTTGCCGTACGAAAATGAAGATAAAATGTTATGGGATCCCAGCCACATTTCCGCAGAAGATACGGAGGAATTTTTAGAACGCGCGCAACTTCCAGCTGTAAAGGGTGGTTCGTTACCAGCTGGTTCACATATTAGAGACGACGAGCAAGCTTTATATCTTCTACTGCAGTGCGGCTACAATCTCGAAGAAGCATTACGAAGACGTCGAATGAATGTACTTCCTCCTACGGATGCAGTAAGCCTATGGTCAGAAGAGGAATGTCATAATTTTGAATCTGGATTGCGCACTTATGGAAAAGATTTTCATcttatacagaaaaataaa GTAAGGACAAGATCGGTCGGAGAATtagtacaattttattatctatgGAAAAAAACGGAGCGTCACGACATATTTACGTACAAAGCACGactagaaaagaaaaaatatgcgTTGCATCCCGGTATCAC CAGGGACTATATGGACCGATTTCTCGAGGAGCAAGAGGGAGTGCGAGATCGTAGCAGTTCGCCGAACGTTCACTGCTTGCTATACGGCGATACGAAGCGGCAAAGATCGAGCACCAGCGTGACCAACAATGATGAATCTAAATCAACAGATGCTTGGGATGGAAATGCGGTTGATGCATTGGCGGATGTTAATGGCCCAACggcaccgccaccgccaccgcctcCACCACCACCGCCGTTGGTAACGTCAGCTGCGACTACCATATCTTCATCAATATGCAATTCCAATGCTTTGACCACACCAACATATTGTTCGCCATCGACTCGTCATTCGGATTGTCCCTCGTCCGAATCGAGTTGTGTAAATTCTCTAGCATGGAGTGGTGTAGTGTCTCGAAGTCAACCTACCTCTTCAGTCATTAcaacaataacaataaataccACTACAGCCACGACGTCTACAGCAATAGTTACAGCTCTTGGTTCGACGAACACAGTTACCACTAGTTCCACCGCTCCTGCCGCTACCGTTGCCGCCACTGCTGTCTCTAATAACTATTATCACCAACGTGTAACATCTAGAAGCAATGATTCTCACGACACACCCTCGCCCGAGAACATTTTACCTCATCTGCCCCCTTAG